The Macrobrachium nipponense isolate FS-2020 chromosome 13, ASM1510439v2, whole genome shotgun sequence genome has a window encoding:
- the LOC135225319 gene encoding piggyBac transposable element-derived protein 3-like: MSRNHFKAIWSNLHLSDNDQVAGSQDWFLKVCSLFTKVTREFLNVAETPMQSIDEVMVAYKGTTARTTTFQSHHTSLSEEEEKLPVTNKFVIALVKTLKHPENSTVYADNYFTSIALVEYLRSQYSCWYVGTARDNRVGYPPLQTVKDMTKNSVPRSTLDYVSADGILVAKWKDNSIVTILSTDVGVEPVCEVQRYDKEAKKKVLVQCPNVINKYNSGIDKSDMLVHLYKTPFKAKCYYMRLFTKMLAPNTR, translated from the exons ATGTCCAGGAACCATTTCAAGGCAATCTGGTCAAACCTCCACTTAAGTGACAACGACCAGGTAGCAGGATCACAGGACTGGTTCTTGAAGGTGTGTTCCCTCTTCACTAAGGTTACCAGGGAGTTCTTGAATGTTGCAGAGACTCCTATGCAATCCATAGATGAGGTTATGGTTGCATACAAGGGCACCACAGCAA GGACCACTACATTTCAGAGCCACCACACATCACTGTCTGAAGAGGAGGAGAAGTTGCCAGTCACTAACAAGTTTGTTATTGCCTTGGTCAAGACCCTCAAGCACCCAGAGAACTCCACTGTGTATGCCGACAACTACTTCACAAGTATTGCGTTGGTTGAGTACTTGAGGTCACAGTATAGTTGCTGGTATGTGGGCACTGCCAGGGACAACAGAGTTGGCTATCCACCCCTGCAGACTGTCAAGGACATGACCAAGAACTCGGTACCCAGGAGCACACTTGACTACGTCTCTGCTGATGGCATCCTTGTCGCCAAGTGGAAGGACAACAGCATTGTCACAATCTTATCCACTGATGTTGGTGTAGAACCTGTTTGTGAAGTGCAGAGGTATGACAAGGAAGCGAAGAAGAAGGTTCTTGTGCAATGTCCAAATGTTATCAACAAGTACAACAGTGGCATTGACAAGAGTGACATGTTGGTCCATCTCTACAAGACCCCGTTCAAAGCAAAGTGTTACTACATGAGGCT ATTCACCAAGATGTTGGCTCCCAACACCCGCTAG